A window of Reinekea marina contains these coding sequences:
- a CDS encoding S41 family peptidase gives MTLSEQNQTSDVKGTIMRLIRNPWLTATTALVIGIAVGFTSQVHAENESRLPIDEVRLMSQILERIKQSYVEEVTDEELFESAIEGMLSGLDPHSDYLTPDDFKSLRESTSGEFGGLGIEIILDETGFVRVVAPIDDTPAFRAGMQSGDLITKIDETPVKGMTINDAVSLMRGKPGTDIVLTIAREGENGPLEVEITRDIIKITSVRSRMLETGYGYIRISQFQERTGPDFVNAIESLRDEANGELNGLVLDLRNNPGGVLQASVEVVDALISEGLIVYTEGRTANSDSRFTARSANPSENVNLVVLINGGSASASEIVAGAVQDHKRGLIMGTQSFGKGSVQTILPLDKDHAIKLTTARYYTPSGRSIQAQGIVPDVIVKPGKLTQQDSEPYYKEADLAGALNNDQEGGTEADSETEQTEADLAERDYQLYQALTLLKGISFFK, from the coding sequence ATTACCTTGAGTGAACAAAATCAAACATCAGATGTTAAAGGAACCATTATGAGACTCATTCGAAATCCATGGCTTACGGCAACGACCGCTTTGGTTATTGGTATTGCAGTGGGGTTTACCTCACAGGTTCATGCCGAAAATGAATCACGTTTGCCAATCGATGAAGTTCGTTTAATGTCGCAAATACTTGAGCGCATCAAACAATCTTATGTAGAAGAGGTGACTGATGAAGAGTTATTTGAATCGGCCATCGAGGGTATGTTGTCTGGTCTAGATCCTCACTCAGATTACTTGACGCCCGATGATTTCAAATCTTTAAGAGAAAGCACCAGCGGTGAGTTTGGTGGCTTAGGCATCGAAATTATTTTAGATGAGACAGGGTTTGTTCGTGTCGTCGCGCCAATTGATGATACGCCGGCGTTCCGAGCGGGTATGCAAAGTGGTGACTTGATTACTAAAATTGACGAAACGCCCGTAAAAGGGATGACGATTAATGATGCTGTCTCTCTCATGCGCGGTAAGCCAGGAACGGACATCGTATTGACCATTGCGCGTGAAGGCGAGAACGGTCCTTTAGAAGTCGAAATTACGCGCGATATTATTAAAATCACTTCCGTTCGTTCACGCATGCTTGAAACCGGATATGGCTATATCCGTATCTCTCAATTTCAGGAGCGTACTGGCCCAGACTTCGTCAATGCGATAGAAAGCTTGCGCGATGAAGCTAATGGTGAGTTGAACGGTTTGGTTCTAGATCTACGTAACAACCCGGGTGGTGTTTTACAGGCGTCTGTTGAAGTAGTTGATGCATTAATCAGTGAAGGGTTAATAGTGTACACCGAAGGCCGAACAGCGAACTCCGATAGCCGTTTCACAGCCCGCAGCGCGAACCCAAGTGAAAACGTTAACTTGGTTGTGTTAATTAACGGTGGTTCAGCCAGTGCTTCGGAAATTGTTGCCGGTGCCGTTCAAGATCATAAACGTGGCTTAATCATGGGCACGCAATCGTTCGGAAAAGGCAGTGTACAAACCATTTTGCCACTCGATAAAGACCATGCCATTAAACTAACAACAGCGCGATACTACACACCAAGCGGACGCTCAATTCAAGCCCAAGGTATTGTGCCTGATGTTATAGTCAAACCTGGCAAACTCACTCAACAAGATAGCGAACCTTATTATAAAGAAGCCGATCTGGCCGGCGCGTTGAATAATGATCAAGAAGGTGGCACAGAAGCTGACAGTGAAACAGAGCAAACCGAAGCGGATTTAGCAGAGCGAGATTATCAGCTGTATCAAGCATTGACCTTGTTGAAAGGTATATCGTTTTTTAAATGA
- a CDS encoding divergent polysaccharide deacetylase family protein, which yields MKLSITIVKLIAVLLFSTANASASGSITLVLDDLGNQLSAGKAAIDANFVTTVAVMPGRPYSEELARYAHRNKLEVIVHAPMSNTTDFPLGPFGLDKRDGRAALEQNLHDAIASVPYAVGLSNHMGSRLTQDREAMDWVMAALKPYQFYFFDSHTVANSVAWQAADDHQIPWAKRQVFLDHQKDKAFLNKQWQLALKKARQGHHVRVICHPYPETVAFLNQLPIDDLQGIRLLPLSATLNHPVAIRADRNIPQGI from the coding sequence ATGAAGCTAAGTATTACCATCGTTAAACTCATTGCGGTGCTGTTGTTCAGCACCGCAAATGCGAGTGCCAGTGGCAGTATCACATTAGTACTAGATGATTTAGGCAATCAACTCTCGGCTGGTAAGGCCGCCATCGACGCAAACTTTGTCACAACGGTTGCTGTGATGCCTGGCCGACCTTACAGTGAAGAACTAGCACGATATGCACACCGTAATAAATTAGAAGTCATCGTGCATGCCCCGATGTCTAATACCACTGATTTCCCGTTAGGACCATTTGGTTTAGATAAACGAGATGGTCGTGCAGCCTTGGAGCAAAATTTACACGATGCCATTGCCAGTGTTCCTTATGCGGTAGGATTATCTAATCACATGGGCAGTCGCCTTACTCAAGACCGAGAAGCCATGGATTGGGTCATGGCGGCACTAAAACCGTATCAGTTTTATTTTTTCGACAGCCACACGGTTGCAAATTCGGTGGCTTGGCAAGCCGCTGATGACCATCAAATACCTTGGGCAAAACGGCAGGTCTTCTTGGATCATCAAAAAGACAAAGCATTTTTAAACAAACAATGGCAATTAGCCTTGAAAAAAGCACGGCAAGGGCACCATGTGCGGGTAATTTGTCACCCTTATCCTGAAACGGTGGCATTTTTGAATCAATTGCCTATCGACGATTTACAGGGCATTCGATTGCTCCCTCTGTCTGCAACTTTAAACCATCCAGTAGCTATAAGAGCCGATCGGAATATACCCCAGGGAATATAA
- a CDS encoding DUF2799 domain-containing protein has protein sequence MNRIGIAFIATMLVLSGCATLSEDECLTADWYQIGYEDGARGYPDTRIASHREACAKHGVAPQFRDYLDGHSEGVLSFCTPRNGFVQGQKGYQYTGICPPSIEGEFLDSYQAGREIYSVRSVVSSLQSEQRSNENRISSLKQALIDAEAAMFAATTPEEERRNIYNSIGQMQEELGGLEERNKQLIVEIAQAQAQLRILEEKYAYY, from the coding sequence ATGAACCGCATTGGAATCGCTTTTATTGCCACCATGCTTGTATTATCAGGGTGTGCTACCTTAAGTGAAGATGAGTGTTTAACAGCCGATTGGTATCAAATTGGCTACGAAGATGGTGCCAGAGGGTATCCAGATACTCGCATTGCTTCTCATCGCGAGGCCTGTGCAAAGCACGGTGTAGCACCTCAATTTCGCGATTACTTAGATGGCCATAGTGAAGGCGTTCTCTCTTTCTGTACGCCACGCAATGGTTTTGTACAGGGCCAAAAAGGGTATCAGTATACGGGTATTTGCCCACCATCTATTGAAGGTGAATTTTTAGACTCGTACCAAGCAGGACGCGAAATTTACTCCGTTCGCAGTGTCGTGAGTAGCTTGCAATCTGAACAGCGTAGCAATGAGAATAGAATCAGTTCTCTAAAACAGGCCTTAATCGACGCTGAAGCCGCAATGTTTGCTGCAACTACACCAGAAGAAGAGCGCCGTAATATCTACAACAGCATAGGTCAAATGCAAGAAGAGCTAGGCGGTTTAGAGGAACGCAATAAGCAACTTATTGTTGAAATTGCGCAAGCACAAGCACAGCTTCGAATCCTCGAAGAAAAGTATGCCTACTACTGA
- a CDS encoding TatD family hydrolase produces MKLRKHKHSFESSKKSMPTTEFKVGGGWIDSHCHLNDLSNLDQNLEDAAQHQIESFVIPGTMPAQWKDAFTIRSPQVFCAAGTHPWYVTNPTQDIEALEQWLKNQPAVAVGEIGLDYYQGKTPRPEKLLQLEAFEGQLELAKHNELPVILHCVKAHNDMLQLLKKHGVHGGVVHAFSGSAELAQSYVALGLHIGVGPMILKSPKTLQAVSKIPVEKILLETDAPFMASQPLTEANPLLDLLRVAEALAEQKSITMDELQNQTKLNTQKLFGINSQLK; encoded by the coding sequence TTGAAATTGCGCAAGCACAAGCACAGCTTCGAATCCTCGAAGAAAAGTATGCCTACTACTGAGTTTAAAGTCGGCGGTGGCTGGATAGACAGTCACTGCCATCTCAATGACCTATCAAACTTAGATCAAAACCTAGAAGATGCTGCCCAGCATCAGATTGAATCGTTTGTCATTCCAGGAACGATGCCCGCGCAATGGAAAGACGCATTCACCATCCGCTCTCCACAAGTATTCTGTGCCGCTGGCACACACCCTTGGTATGTTACTAATCCAACTCAAGACATTGAGGCTTTAGAGCAATGGCTAAAAAATCAACCCGCAGTGGCCGTTGGTGAAATAGGGTTAGATTACTATCAAGGTAAGACGCCTCGACCAGAGAAATTACTTCAGTTAGAAGCCTTTGAAGGCCAGCTTGAACTCGCAAAACATAACGAACTTCCCGTCATTCTGCATTGCGTAAAAGCGCATAACGACATGCTTCAATTGTTGAAAAAGCATGGCGTCCATGGTGGCGTTGTACACGCTTTTTCGGGTAGCGCCGAACTGGCGCAAAGTTATGTCGCGTTAGGGTTGCATATCGGTGTTGGCCCTATGATATTGAAATCACCTAAAACACTCCAAGCCGTCAGTAAAATACCGGTTGAAAAAATATTGCTAGAAACTGACGCACCCTTCATGGCTTCGCAACCTTTAACCGAAGCTAACCCTCTTTTAGATTTGTTGCGGGTGGCTGAAGCATTGGCCGAGCAAAAATCGATCACCATGGACGAGCTTCAAAACCAAACAAAGTTAAATACTCAAAAATTGTTTGGAATTAATTCGCAATTAAAATAG
- a CDS encoding ion transporter produces MDELRTSKFHVLKSDTEPMAQWRITLNDVIFGAESKPGKTFDIILIIAILLSVSAVILESIVSINTPLGKNLYIVEWVFTIAFTVEYGLRLVCVRHPLKYALSFYGLIDLLSIIPTYLSLLVPGANSLLVIRIFRILRVFRILKLFHYIREAETLAEAMVAGRRKIIVFLYFICTLVVVFGCVMYLVEGSVNGFTSIPRSIYWAIVTMTTVGYGDLTPTTAFGQLIASMMMIIGYAVIAVPTGIYTAELSKAIVRKRDVRGCVGCGKNGHEVESDYCRYCGEKLPE; encoded by the coding sequence ATGGATGAATTGCGTACCAGTAAATTTCATGTGTTGAAATCCGATACTGAGCCAATGGCTCAGTGGCGAATCACATTAAATGACGTTATTTTTGGTGCAGAGTCAAAGCCGGGGAAAACCTTCGACATTATTCTTATCATTGCTATTTTATTAAGTGTGTCGGCCGTCATCCTTGAGAGCATTGTCTCTATCAACACCCCACTTGGTAAAAACTTATACATTGTCGAGTGGGTGTTTACCATTGCCTTTACCGTTGAATACGGTTTGCGATTAGTGTGCGTTCGACATCCGTTAAAATATGCATTGAGCTTTTATGGCCTCATTGATTTACTGTCTATTATTCCAACTTATTTATCCCTGTTGGTACCGGGCGCGAATTCGTTGCTGGTTATTCGAATATTCCGAATTTTACGGGTCTTCCGAATTTTAAAGTTGTTCCACTATATTCGCGAAGCAGAAACTCTAGCCGAAGCCATGGTCGCGGGTCGTCGCAAGATCATAGTGTTCTTATATTTTATTTGCACTCTAGTGGTTGTGTTCGGCTGCGTCATGTATTTGGTGGAAGGCTCAGTCAATGGCTTTACCTCCATCCCACGCAGCATATATTGGGCAATTGTTACCATGACCACCGTCGGTTATGGGGATCTAACACCGACAACGGCTTTTGGGCAACTCATCGCGTCTATGATGATGATCATTGGCTACGCTGTCATTGCTGTGCCTACGGGCATCTACACCGCTGAGTTATCTAAGGCCATTGTACGAAAACGCGATGTTCGAGGGTGTGTCGGCTGCGGTAAAAACGGCCATGAAGTTGAATCAGATTACTGTCGGTATTGTGGCGAGAAGTTGCCAGAGTGA
- a CDS encoding BamA/TamA family outer membrane protein: MKKLFLAPIICMAALSSADSLKPAAWVPLPAVGSSPETGFQYGAYVMRIFEQTSADQPQDRLELLLQGTTQGQYQAYIWPNMFLDGGLWNLKGKLGGRYWPSGYFGQGNATEEEADQYANTTLEGSITANYLITPDIRIGASLRVENHEIEDIADPDGSESSLIDANVIGANGGLYSGVGAELIYDKRDNIDWPTQGNLSKATWDLYPTSLGSDANFSLLNARSAHYFSIADDVFAFSAQLSLASEDTPFTHLPRPSGDGTLRGANGQRWIDNASVGAQAEFRKAISNRWAAVVFTDTFQVASDLDQFALSDFHYSIGGGIRFATTPDRFNVRLDVGFVDFESFNFAITVGEAF; this comes from the coding sequence ATGAAAAAGTTATTTCTCGCACCAATAATTTGTATGGCTGCACTGAGCAGCGCAGATTCACTTAAGCCCGCTGCTTGGGTACCCTTACCTGCCGTAGGCTCTAGCCCGGAAACAGGCTTTCAATACGGTGCTTATGTTATGCGTATTTTTGAGCAAACATCAGCCGATCAACCACAAGATCGTTTAGAGCTGTTGTTGCAAGGCACCACCCAAGGCCAATATCAGGCCTACATTTGGCCTAATATGTTTTTAGACGGAGGCCTATGGAATCTAAAAGGGAAATTGGGCGGTCGATACTGGCCAAGTGGTTACTTTGGCCAAGGAAATGCGACTGAGGAAGAAGCCGACCAGTATGCTAATACAACACTTGAGGGCAGTATTACTGCGAATTACCTCATCACGCCTGATATTCGCATTGGCGCGAGTTTAAGAGTTGAAAATCATGAAATAGAAGACATAGCCGACCCGGATGGCAGTGAGAGCAGTTTAATTGACGCCAACGTTATTGGTGCAAATGGCGGGCTTTATTCTGGTGTCGGTGCCGAATTGATTTATGACAAACGAGACAACATAGATTGGCCAACCCAGGGGAATTTGAGTAAAGCAACTTGGGATTTGTATCCTACTAGCTTGGGTAGCGATGCAAATTTCTCTTTATTGAATGCTCGCTCAGCTCATTATTTCTCGATTGCTGATGATGTGTTTGCTTTTAGCGCGCAATTATCATTGGCCTCCGAAGACACCCCTTTCACGCATTTACCAAGACCTAGTGGAGATGGAACCTTACGAGGTGCGAATGGCCAACGCTGGATTGATAACGCTAGTGTGGGGGCGCAAGCCGAATTTCGAAAGGCAATTTCAAACCGGTGGGCCGCGGTTGTCTTTACCGACACGTTCCAAGTTGCATCAGATTTAGACCAGTTTGCATTGTCTGACTTTCATTACAGTATAGGGGGCGGCATTCGATTTGCGACAACACCAGACCGTTTCAATGTCCGTCTGGATGTGGGTTTTGTCGATTTTGAGTCATTTAATTTTGCTATTACTGTGGGTGAAGCGTTTTGA
- a CDS encoding GDSL-type esterase/lipase family protein, whose translation MDKETEINICALGDGFVKGVGDSKNLGWTGRLIADVTQEHGLVNYYNLGIPKETSLDVAKRVKELVPRMKKGADNRLILSFGVEDTLQVDHKSIVSNQDSVNALEHLIAQTRRHVKLIMVGLPPVYDPQRNTKVRRLNGLYRDLCSKNHVAFIDLFHALTDNVEYKRDLATGDKIHPHDVGYDKIFDLVSNDRSWWFG comes from the coding sequence ATGGATAAAGAAACAGAGATTAATATTTGCGCCTTAGGCGATGGCTTCGTAAAAGGCGTCGGAGACTCTAAAAACCTCGGTTGGACGGGACGCTTAATCGCCGATGTGACGCAAGAGCATGGTCTTGTTAATTATTATAATTTGGGCATCCCTAAAGAAACGTCACTCGATGTTGCTAAACGAGTTAAAGAGCTTGTACCAAGAATGAAAAAGGGAGCCGACAATCGTTTAATACTCAGTTTTGGGGTTGAAGATACATTGCAGGTCGACCATAAAAGTATTGTGTCGAACCAAGATTCTGTAAATGCGCTGGAGCATCTCATTGCTCAAACTAGGCGGCATGTGAAGTTAATTATGGTTGGGCTTCCGCCAGTTTATGATCCGCAACGAAACACTAAAGTACGCCGCCTTAACGGCCTTTATCGCGATTTGTGCTCTAAAAATCATGTGGCGTTTATTGATTTATTTCACGCGCTGACCGATAACGTAGAATACAAGCGAGATTTAGCCACCGGCGATAAAATTCACCCACACGATGTTGGCTACGATAAAATTTTCGATCTAGTCTCAAACGATCGCTCGTGGTGGTTTGGTTAA
- a CDS encoding YigZ family protein yields the protein MVVWLMPSTLAEPVYCELEIKKSRFLTWLEPVASSEDAKARLTSIRKQYPDARHVCFAFYVNGSSGLSDDGEPSGTAAKPMFNVIAHNDLINVMAIVVRYFGGIKLGAGGLARAYGGAVAQAMTLANVVKVERKFTLKLTFDFALESQVRRVLAPFSIELENLQYTSTVSAVVTVSESTSAEVLSQLQSIAPGSSALVIDCDDPEAGL from the coding sequence GTGGTGGTTTGGTTAATGCCTTCAACACTGGCTGAGCCTGTTTACTGTGAGTTAGAGATAAAAAAGAGCCGGTTTTTAACCTGGTTAGAGCCTGTAGCGAGTTCAGAAGATGCTAAAGCTCGTCTAACTAGCATTCGCAAACAATACCCTGATGCCCGTCATGTGTGTTTCGCATTTTATGTAAATGGGTCAAGTGGTTTAAGCGACGATGGGGAACCTTCTGGAACGGCCGCAAAACCTATGTTTAATGTTATTGCACATAACGATTTAATCAATGTGATGGCAATTGTGGTTCGATATTTTGGTGGCATTAAACTGGGTGCAGGGGGGTTGGCAAGGGCATACGGTGGCGCTGTTGCGCAGGCGATGACCTTAGCCAATGTTGTGAAGGTTGAGCGTAAGTTTACGCTAAAATTGACATTCGACTTCGCGCTCGAAAGCCAGGTTCGGCGTGTATTAGCACCTTTTTCTATAGAGCTTGAAAATCTTCAATATACCAGCACTGTATCGGCAGTCGTAACGGTATCTGAATCGACAAGTGCAGAGGTGCTTTCACAGTTACAAAGCATTGCCCCTGGCAGTTCCGCACTTGTTATCGACTGTGACGATCCGGAAGCGGGGCTTTAA
- a CDS encoding lysophospholipid acyltransferase family protein produces the protein MTHVNNPILNANFRSKWYIATFLTGFVQVLMLVLKFIRILLLVFVLLFGVFLIIIATTIDSLVGKKWAQLWVSKLWFRSLLVVMNVHVTRIGEVQAGGTLVASNHISWLDIPVLGSVLPCYFLSKAEVKNIPVVGWLAHRGGTLFIKRGSGQIEQVRSLMKVYLDRDHCLSFFPEATTGDGFSIRQFHPRLFAAAIDSDVPVMPVAISYQLHRQSSIEIGFGDETMAANIWRVLGRWRTDATVQLLPVVQTRDLERKSLADTCMHSIADAINIPHTHRGVGFKAPLPDRHSR, from the coding sequence TTGACTCACGTCAATAACCCCATTTTAAATGCCAACTTTCGATCAAAATGGTACATTGCGACCTTTCTCACAGGCTTTGTACAGGTGTTAATGTTAGTTCTTAAGTTTATTCGGATATTGTTACTGGTGTTCGTACTATTGTTTGGTGTCTTTCTTATTATTATCGCGACCACCATAGATTCTTTAGTGGGAAAGAAATGGGCTCAACTTTGGGTGTCTAAACTCTGGTTCCGCTCATTGTTAGTGGTAATGAATGTACATGTAACCCGTATTGGCGAGGTTCAAGCAGGCGGAACCTTAGTGGCCAGCAATCATATAAGCTGGTTAGACATTCCCGTTTTGGGAAGCGTGTTGCCTTGTTATTTTTTATCGAAAGCCGAGGTGAAAAACATTCCCGTTGTTGGTTGGCTTGCACATCGTGGCGGTACCCTCTTTATTAAGCGAGGCAGCGGACAAATTGAACAAGTTCGATCACTCATGAAGGTCTATTTGGATCGTGATCATTGTTTGAGCTTTTTCCCAGAAGCGACGACAGGCGATGGTTTCTCAATTAGGCAGTTTCACCCTCGGCTTTTTGCAGCGGCCATAGACAGTGACGTACCTGTTATGCCTGTCGCAATTTCTTATCAACTTCACCGCCAATCATCGATCGAAATCGGATTCGGAGATGAAACCATGGCTGCTAATATTTGGCGAGTCTTAGGCCGCTGGAGAACCGATGCAACCGTCCAGCTGTTACCTGTCGTCCAGACCAGAGATTTAGAGCGCAAGAGTTTGGCCGACACCTGTATGCACAGCATTGCCGATGCCATTAATATTCCGCACACCCATCGAGGGGTGGGCTTTAAAGCCCCGCTTCCGGATCGTCACAGTCGATAA
- a CDS encoding ABC-F family ATP-binding cassette domain-containing protein, with translation MSLISVLSISYQAGTKRLFSDLSCHIDSGDRIGVVGHNGCGKSTLLNLLLDRHSVDDGRILRQRGLKVGVVEQFLPDEISSLSVLACVCDALPNEERATSQYVVEALLLRLGFDESLWQNTIDQLSGGQKNLILFARAIIKDPEVLLLDEPGNHMDSSAMHYLKGYLSSSDAPSFLMISHDRDLLDSVTTKTFWLRDERLYQFKLPYSEAKLALQKQDEDAQKQRIAEEREVTKLKKSAKRLAQWGKDYDNEDLARKAKTIERRAEKLEQDYTFVSAGSGLSLQVDAELLRSKQVLILENQDICNPIGDPLFHVEELVMRPGDRIALLGVNGAGKSSCIEHLMNVFRLPVGEQSCTRFNPNVRIGYFDQELEQFNQTIGIMDWCREQSQASEEDIKQTLIQWGFPYQDHNRAVNVLSGGERARLLLLTFQLDQPNVLIMDEPTNHIDLQGKEELEANLVEQSMTLLFTSHDQRFIETVATRFWWIRNGQLIETHNPEDYFASLDVMEHASSSKLEKHNEPLNVEKPALSDDEMLLERILELESLLEEDKQRKAKFQKPKLQQQWQQELDELNHRLDS, from the coding sequence ATGTCTCTTATTTCAGTTTTAAGTATTTCGTATCAAGCGGGCACTAAACGTCTGTTTAGTGATTTGTCATGCCACATCGATTCGGGTGATCGCATTGGCGTGGTTGGTCATAATGGTTGTGGAAAGTCGACGCTGTTGAATTTATTGTTAGATCGGCACAGTGTGGATGATGGCCGAATATTGCGCCAGCGTGGTCTAAAAGTCGGTGTTGTTGAGCAGTTTTTACCAGACGAAATCAGTTCCTTGTCGGTCTTAGCTTGTGTATGTGATGCGCTACCTAATGAAGAAAGAGCCACTTCACAATATGTAGTGGAAGCTCTTTTACTCAGGCTTGGGTTTGATGAAAGCTTATGGCAAAACACAATAGACCAACTCAGTGGCGGACAAAAAAACTTAATCTTATTTGCCCGTGCCATTATAAAAGATCCAGAAGTATTGTTGCTCGATGAACCCGGAAACCATATGGACTCTAGTGCCATGCATTACTTAAAAGGCTATTTATCTTCAAGTGATGCTCCCAGTTTTTTAATGATCTCACACGATCGTGATCTGCTAGATAGCGTTACGACAAAGACTTTTTGGTTGCGAGATGAACGGCTGTATCAGTTTAAATTGCCCTACAGTGAAGCAAAACTAGCCCTACAAAAACAGGATGAAGATGCACAAAAGCAACGCATAGCCGAAGAGCGTGAAGTCACTAAATTAAAAAAGAGTGCGAAGCGATTAGCGCAATGGGGCAAAGACTATGACAATGAAGACTTGGCTCGGAAAGCCAAAACCATTGAGCGTCGGGCTGAAAAGCTAGAGCAAGATTACACCTTTGTTTCGGCGGGCTCAGGATTATCTCTGCAAGTCGATGCGGAATTGTTACGCAGTAAGCAAGTGTTAATTCTAGAAAACCAAGACATTTGTAACCCGATTGGTGATCCGCTGTTTCACGTTGAGGAGCTGGTCATGAGACCGGGAGATCGAATCGCTTTATTAGGCGTAAATGGCGCCGGTAAATCAAGTTGTATTGAGCATCTTATGAACGTGTTTCGATTACCTGTTGGAGAACAAAGCTGTACTCGCTTTAATCCTAATGTACGCATTGGTTATTTCGATCAAGAGCTTGAACAATTTAATCAAACTATTGGGATTATGGATTGGTGTCGTGAACAGTCGCAGGCCAGTGAAGAAGATATTAAGCAGACCTTAATTCAATGGGGCTTTCCTTATCAAGACCACAATCGTGCCGTTAATGTGCTTAGCGGGGGAGAGCGAGCCAGATTATTATTGCTTACCTTTCAGTTGGATCAACCGAATGTGCTCATTATGGATGAGCCCACCAACCACATTGACTTACAAGGAAAAGAAGAGCTTGAAGCTAACTTAGTGGAACAGTCGATGACGTTGCTATTCACCAGCCATGATCAACGGTTCATTGAAACGGTGGCTACGCGATTCTGGTGGATTCGCAATGGGCAACTTATTGAAACGCATAACCCTGAAGATTATTTTGCAAGTTTAGATGTAATGGAACATGCCTCGAGTTCTAAATTGGAGAAACACAACGAGCCGCTCAACGTTGAAAAACCAGCCCTTTCCGATGATGAAATGTTATTAGAGCGCATTCTCGAACTCGAGTCACTTTTAGAGGAAGATAAGCAGCGCAAGGCTAAGTTCCAAAAACCTAAGTTGCAACAGCAGTGGCAGCAGGAGTTAGATGAATTGAACCATAGGTTAGACAGTTGA
- a CDS encoding YgjP-like metallopeptidase domain-containing protein yields the protein MKYLAHYSEPLKARISELLSRDQLGDYLLEKYPEVHKYSTDKALRQYVFELKNRYLKKSNPISKVVYDPKLHVIKNALGTHSFVSRVQGQKLKAKNEIRISTLFKRVPEPFLAMISVHELAHIKEKEHNKAFYSLCEYMLPNYHQLEFDVRVYLTQVEERQDIYSR from the coding sequence TTGAAATATTTGGCACATTATTCTGAACCATTAAAAGCTCGCATTAGCGAGCTTTTATCGCGAGATCAACTTGGGGATTATTTGCTGGAAAAATATCCGGAAGTCCACAAGTACTCAACCGATAAAGCGCTTCGCCAATATGTATTTGAACTGAAGAACCGATACTTAAAAAAATCCAATCCAATTAGTAAAGTTGTTTATGACCCAAAGTTGCACGTGATTAAAAATGCGCTCGGAACTCATAGCTTTGTTTCGAGAGTTCAAGGGCAAAAGTTAAAAGCCAAAAATGAAATTAGAATCAGTACGCTTTTTAAACGGGTTCCTGAACCGTTTTTAGCCATGATTAGTGTGCATGAATTAGCGCATATCAAAGAAAAGGAGCATAACAAAGCTTTTTACAGTTTATGTGAGTACATGCTGCCTAATTATCATCAATTGGAATTTGATGTGCGGGTATACTTAACCCAAGTAGAAGAGCGCCAAGATATATACAGTCGTTAG